The DNA sequence cagaatccaaaaaaaaaacaacctatATAATTCAGCAACATACTTATATTTTTCTATCTATTATGAGCATCAAAAGCAATCTATATGTCCTTAAATTTTCCATGAAGCTAACAAAACTCATATAAACATGGATACCAAATACTGACATTTAAACCAACTGTGTGCAGGAACTCATGGCAATACGCACTGTTTGAATTCGTGACATTGAGCCCTGCCAAAATAACATCCAAATCAGAGTCCGTGTATGCAGGCGTTGGGAATCAAAAAAATACAAACCTGTGGAAAAAAATGAAGGCCTCCAATTTATATTGGTGGATGAAATGGTCAGATACTTAATACCCTACTTCATTTCTGATTACTAAATTAAGCAAGAAGAACattaaatttttatattttacaaTTAGAATGATGCAATCCACGGATTCATAAGACAAGGGAACTGCGAACTACTCGCATCCAACATTGTTCAAGGAAATATATATGAAATCAGCCGCTTCTTTACAAGCTACAGCCAGCCAAGCTACAAAATAGTACCACACCCTGCACAAATCCATTTCACTGGCAAGACCATTATTAAGCACATTCCAGAATTACCAGCCTCTATTCCACTACATTGCTTCTACTTGATCGACTACAGTCTTCTTGCCAGCCGTTCAAAGAACGAAATCCTCTCAGGTAACTACTTTTTGAGTATTAGAATACTTTTGAAACAGCTACATTCAGCATGCTAAATAAGtgaattctttaaaaaaaaaaaaaaaaaaaaaacacagacatTTTTGGCAGAATCAAAATGATTCAACCTCCTAAAGAGAAGCTGACATCTGACAATCGAATCACGTTGCGATGTGACATCTACATGCAGAATATACGGTAACACAGCAACTTCCAACCAATAAACAAAATACATGCATATTTTCTAACGCCATTTCATATCCATAACATCTACTGAAATTATATTAAACGTATCTAATTGAAATTACAATTACAGAAAAGAAGATGTACAAGTCACTTTGTGGGGAGACGTTGCACGCACAGTTAATGTTGATGCTATTAGGACAACACCTCCACCTGCACTTGCGGTTTTTACAAGCCTTAAGGTTACCAAGTATCCAAGTATGTAATCCTAACTTCAAACATGCAATAAgaatataatttgaaaacaaaCAGCATCCTCACTTCAACTACTTTCGTATTGCAGACAAAATTGCATATCAAACACAGGGAACACCTTCTTTTTCCTGAATCCAGATATCAAAGAGGCTGAGGACTACAAACATTAGTGAGCATAGAATTTCTCATCTTTGCACAAAATTTATTATCTTCgcaaatttcaaatttattaTCTTCGCAAGTTTGAAACCTGTTCCATTTCATTTTATATTTCATCTGTACTTTATCACTTGAAACGAAATTAATTTCTCTCTGAGATCTCTACAAAATTAATTAGTTTCGTATGTAAACACAGCTTTGGCGAACCTCATCATACTGCACACATTTTATCAAGCCAACCCAAACAACCAAGGACTCCGGCAGAATTACAGGCTGTCAAACAGATGTCTGTCTCAGATTTAAACATCTGTGAACCAAACAACTATAAGGTAAACAATTTACACTCCTAATTActgaacaacaaaataattattCTCACTTCACTTATACACAAATAGGATGTCATTCTGATATTTTGTTTCTACTGTACATtactgttaaacagcgacaagcgtggcccgtggcccaccattgtaccgatactgtcccaacttaaccacccgataggtgttgggttttaatcacaaaaggcctcggtacaattgggtgagatccacccacttataagttatattttatttgtcacttttccaatgtgggatctttcctctccaacacgccccctcacgtgcaacctagctctaggtctgcacgtgaaattcaTTCATCCAATTCccatattggaaattgggacacaagcctcatatcagagacttggtcaatacaatccaaggcccacattcattggacacttggtaatttcaatggcaatacagggaaccccaatttgggctcatgatacgtgcctacgtggagacgcaattggagaaggacccgctctgataccatgttaaacagcgataagcgtggcccgtggc is a window from the Rosa chinensis cultivar Old Blush chromosome 2, RchiOBHm-V2, whole genome shotgun sequence genome containing:
- the LOC112183786 gene encoding uncharacterized protein LOC112183786; the encoded protein is MNDAIHGFIRQGNCELLASNIVQGNIYEISRFFTSYSQPSYKIVPHPAQIHFTGKTIIKHIPELPASIPLHCFYLIDYSLLASRSKNEILSDIFGRIKMIQPPKEKLTSDNRITLRCDIYMQNIRKEDVQVTLWGDVARTVNVDAIRTTPPPALAVFTSLKVTKYPNKIAYQTQGTPSFS